Proteins from a genomic interval of Blastopirellula retiformator:
- a CDS encoding polyprenyl synthetase family protein, whose amino-acid sequence MSQAANGVPRSLPADAQFLSSAYGGIAHEMAAVEKILTREMSSRYEAVAEVVSYGCMLGGKRMRPALLLLAAKACGNVTDAHYTLGAVIEMIHTATLVHDDVLDEADQRRHLATVNSRWNNETSVLLGDFLFSHAFYLATTLPTTCAARMIGRSTNVVCEGELRQIASRQAFETSEEEYFEIIDAKTAELCACACELGARYAEATDEQIAALEEFGRDLGIAFQIADDLLDVEGNEVETGKSLGTDLEKQKPTLPLIYALQYFQGDEREQVLAVVEGPAERRGEDLKPWLAQCDALGYARRRANEYVQSAIDALAILPPSEARTTLEQLASFVTARSC is encoded by the coding sequence GTGAGCCAAGCAGCCAACGGCGTTCCCCGCTCTTTACCCGCTGACGCCCAGTTTCTTTCTTCGGCGTACGGCGGCATTGCGCACGAAATGGCGGCGGTCGAAAAGATCCTGACCCGCGAAATGAGCTCGCGTTACGAAGCGGTCGCCGAAGTCGTCTCGTACGGCTGCATGCTCGGCGGCAAACGAATGCGTCCCGCTCTGCTGCTGCTCGCCGCCAAGGCCTGTGGCAATGTGACCGACGCCCACTACACGCTTGGCGCCGTGATCGAGATGATCCACACCGCCACGTTGGTCCATGACGATGTGCTGGACGAAGCCGACCAGCGCCGTCACTTGGCCACGGTCAACTCGCGCTGGAACAACGAAACGAGCGTCCTGCTCGGCGACTTCCTCTTTTCGCACGCCTTTTACCTGGCGACGACGTTGCCGACCACCTGCGCCGCGCGGATGATCGGCCGCTCGACCAACGTCGTCTGCGAAGGGGAACTCCGCCAGATCGCCAGCCGCCAGGCGTTTGAAACGAGCGAAGAAGAGTACTTCGAGATCATCGACGCCAAAACGGCTGAGCTTTGTGCGTGTGCCTGCGAACTGGGCGCTCGCTACGCCGAAGCGACCGACGAGCAAATCGCCGCCCTCGAAGAGTTCGGCCGCGATCTCGGCATCGCCTTCCAGATCGCCGACGATCTGCTGGACGTTGAAGGGAACGAAGTCGAAACCGGCAAGTCGCTCGGCACCGATCTCGAAAAGCAAAAGCCGACCCTGCCGCTGATCTACGCCCTGCAGTACTTCCAGGGTGACGAGCGCGAGCAAGTCTTGGCGGTCGTCGAAGGCCCGGCCGAACGCCGCGGCGAAGACCTAAAACCGTGGCTCGCCCAATGCGACGCCCTCGGCTATGCCCGTCGCCGCGCCAACGAATACGTCCAATCGGCGATCGACGCCCTCGCCATCCTCCCACCGTCGGAAGCCCGCACCACGCTAGAACAACTAGCCAGCTTCGTCACCGCTAGGTCGTGTTAG
- a CDS encoding metal-dependent transcriptional regulator, producing the protein MQNLTIENYVKAIYQVCARDDKDAASTGELATALSVSPGTVTSMLKTLSEAGLAEYMKYEGVSLTPSGRTLALRVLRRHRLIEVFLVHTLDLTWDEVHEEAEHMEHAVSDLLIDRIDEYLGHPATDPHGDPIPRADGSMVSIDTKKLTKWDPAEPFRLNRVMDQSPDFLRYLTEESLAPGCEGKIVAYRAEAGVITIEVAGRRTTLGLDAAEKLLVSALS; encoded by the coding sequence GTGCAGAATCTGACGATAGAAAATTACGTAAAAGCGATTTACCAGGTCTGTGCCCGGGACGATAAAGATGCGGCGTCGACCGGCGAATTGGCGACGGCGCTCTCCGTTTCGCCTGGCACGGTGACCAGCATGCTGAAGACGCTCAGCGAGGCGGGACTGGCCGAGTACATGAAGTACGAAGGGGTCAGTCTGACGCCGTCGGGGCGGACGCTTGCGCTGCGGGTCTTGCGCCGCCATCGCTTGATCGAGGTCTTTCTGGTCCACACGCTCGATCTAACCTGGGACGAAGTGCACGAAGAGGCGGAGCACATGGAGCACGCCGTCAGCGACTTGCTGATCGATCGCATCGACGAGTATCTTGGCCATCCGGCGACCGATCCGCACGGCGATCCAATTCCGCGGGCTGACGGCAGCATGGTCAGCATCGATACCAAGAAGCTGACCAAATGGGATCCGGCAGAACCGTTTCGCTTAAACCGGGTGATGGATCAGTCGCCTGACTTCCTGCGTTACCTGACCGAAGAGTCGCTCGCGCCCGGGTGCGAAGGTAAGATCGTCGCCTACCGCGCCGAAGCCGGAGTGATCACGATCGAAGTCGCCGGACGAAGGACCACGCTCGGCTTGGACGCCGCCGAGAAGCTGTTGGTGTCAGCGTTGTCGTAG
- a CDS encoding DinB family protein: MTPKERLRKRLIAAREFTERLLQDFHTPQEWTQQVCTQTNHALWIAGHLALIDNFFLSQIAPEQAEPRDEYQSLFGVGSQPVSDPDQYPAAEEVLTYLRDRRSALLAAFDAIDEEGMSAAAPAGSPDFLNDVGAVFETAVWHEGMHTGQLSVVRRSLGHEPINAP, from the coding sequence ATGACTCCCAAAGAGCGTCTCCGCAAACGATTGATCGCCGCCCGCGAGTTTACTGAACGATTGCTGCAAGATTTCCATACGCCGCAGGAGTGGACGCAGCAGGTTTGCACGCAGACCAATCACGCCCTCTGGATCGCCGGGCACTTGGCGCTGATAGACAACTTCTTCCTCAGCCAGATCGCTCCCGAACAAGCCGAACCCCGCGACGAGTATCAATCGCTGTTCGGCGTCGGCTCGCAACCAGTTTCCGATCCAGACCAATACCCAGCCGCGGAAGAGGTGCTCACTTACCTGCGTGATCGCCGATCGGCGCTGCTCGCGGCGTTTGACGCCATCGACGAGGAAGGAATGTCGGCCGCCGCGCCAGCCGGTTCGCCCGACTTCTTAAACGACGTCGGCGCCGTCTTCGAAACAGCAGTCTGGCACGAAGGCATGCACACCGGCCAACTCTCGGTCGTGCGACGGTCGCTGGGTCACGAACCGATCAACGCCCCATAG
- a CDS encoding helix-turn-helix domain-containing protein → MKVFTTGQVAKICKVAPRTVSKWFDSGRLKGYRIPGSQDRRIPREYLIKFLKEHGMPLGDLEDEAMAKCLIVAQDQVLVENLRRELPPEKSFKVAVAASGFEAGIQAEGFHPDCIIVDFSIGRVEALQICQNLRRNIDFAETILIALLPDDGNPMSFDRSTINETFKKPFDAALLAERLRTLIGAKKELV, encoded by the coding sequence ATGAAGGTCTTCACAACAGGACAGGTCGCGAAGATCTGTAAAGTGGCCCCGCGCACGGTAAGCAAGTGGTTCGATTCGGGCCGTCTTAAAGGTTACCGGATTCCGGGATCGCAAGATCGCCGAATTCCGCGGGAATATCTGATTAAGTTCTTGAAAGAGCACGGGATGCCCTTGGGCGACCTGGAAGACGAAGCGATGGCCAAGTGCCTGATCGTCGCTCAAGATCAAGTCTTGGTCGAGAATCTGCGTCGTGAATTGCCGCCCGAAAAGTCGTTCAAGGTCGCTGTGGCCGCGAGCGGTTTTGAAGCCGGTATTCAAGCCGAAGGTTTCCACCCGGACTGCATCATCGTCGATTTTTCGATCGGCCGCGTCGAAGCGTTGCAGATTTGCCAAAATCTGCGTCGCAACATTGACTTTGCCGAAACGATCCTCATCGCCCTGTTGCCGGACGACGGTAACCCGATGAGCTTCGATCGTTCGACGATCAACGAAACCTTTAAGAAGCCGTTCGATGCCGCTTTGCTGGCCGAGCGCCTTCGCACGCTGATTGGCGCCAAGAAAGAATTGGTCTAA
- a CDS encoding DnaJ C-terminal domain-containing protein, which produces MPEDFYKTLDVSRGASAEEIQKAYRKLAKKYHPDVNPDDKKAQERFKEIQNAYDVLGDSEKRTKYDQFGHGYEQMGGGPQGGWRHAGGGPGGGQEFDFSDIFGGGGGGFGGGGAGDGGGFSDIFRQFTGGGGRRRSAPIRGADLHHEVTVPFKTAVEGGEVMLSVRRGNSVETISAQIPAGIEDGKKVRLRGQGEPGPGGGPAGDILITVHVDGHRCFIRNGKNLEVKVPITLEEAALGGKIDVPTPHGTITLTIPPNSSSGKRLRIRGQGVKPKTGDPGDLYAELQIKMPAELDEKAQELVRQLGELYTESPRKDLAW; this is translated from the coding sequence ATGCCCGAAGACTTCTACAAGACACTAGACGTTTCGCGGGGAGCGTCTGCTGAAGAAATTCAGAAGGCCTACCGCAAGCTCGCCAAGAAATACCATCCCGACGTCAATCCGGACGACAAAAAAGCGCAAGAGCGCTTCAAGGAGATCCAAAACGCCTACGACGTCTTGGGGGATTCGGAAAAACGCACCAAGTACGATCAGTTCGGCCACGGCTACGAACAGATGGGGGGCGGCCCGCAAGGCGGATGGCGCCATGCTGGCGGCGGCCCCGGTGGAGGTCAAGAGTTCGACTTCAGCGACATCTTTGGAGGTGGCGGTGGAGGTTTTGGCGGCGGCGGAGCAGGGGATGGCGGCGGTTTCTCCGATATTTTCCGCCAATTCACCGGCGGCGGTGGTCGCCGTCGATCGGCCCCCATTCGCGGCGCCGACCTGCACCATGAGGTGACCGTTCCCTTCAAGACCGCGGTCGAAGGGGGCGAGGTGATGCTGAGCGTCCGCCGTGGCAACAGCGTCGAAACGATCTCGGCCCAAATTCCGGCCGGCATCGAAGATGGCAAAAAAGTGCGTCTGCGCGGGCAGGGAGAACCCGGCCCTGGCGGCGGACCGGCCGGCGATATCTTGATCACCGTCCATGTCGACGGGCACCGCTGCTTCATCCGCAACGGCAAGAACCTGGAAGTCAAAGTGCCGATCACGCTCGAAGAAGCGGCGCTGGGGGGCAAAATCGATGTGCCGACCCCGCATGGCACGATCACGCTGACCATTCCGCCGAACTCGTCGAGCGGCAAACGTCTGCGGATACGAGGGCAGGGAGTCAAGCCGAAGACCGGCGACCCAGGCGACCTGTACGCCGAACTGCAGATCAAAATGCCGGCCGAATTGGACGAGAAAGCGCAGGAGCTGGTGCGACAACTGGGGGAACTCTACACCGAGAGCCCCCGCAAAGATCTCGCCTGGTAA
- the moaC gene encoding cyclic pyranopterin monophosphate synthase MoaC, giving the protein MAGELTHFDDSGASRMVDVSAKPTTVRTATAEAQVVMAAATAARVAQRDVGKGDVVEVARLAGIMAAKRTGEWIPLCHPIPLEGVTIDFRFRGETTLVITAATQTTGKTGVEMEALTAASAAALTVYDMCKSMDRAMEIQAVRLLEKTGGRSGHFLRPADGDSADSA; this is encoded by the coding sequence ATGGCCGGCGAACTGACCCATTTCGACGACTCCGGCGCCAGCCGCATGGTCGACGTCAGCGCCAAGCCGACGACCGTCCGTACGGCTACCGCCGAAGCGCAAGTTGTGATGGCTGCGGCTACCGCCGCCAGAGTCGCCCAGCGTGATGTTGGCAAAGGGGATGTGGTTGAGGTGGCTCGGCTGGCCGGCATCATGGCGGCCAAGCGAACCGGTGAGTGGATTCCGCTCTGCCATCCGATTCCGCTGGAAGGGGTGACGATTGACTTTCGCTTTCGCGGCGAGACCACCCTGGTGATCACCGCCGCCACGCAAACCACCGGCAAGACCGGCGTCGAGATGGAAGCGCTGACCGCCGCTTCCGCCGCCGCACTTACCGTTTACGACATGTGTAAATCGATGGATCGCGCGATGGAGATTCAGGCGGTTCGGCTGTTAGAAAAAACAGGCGGACGCTCTGGTCACTTCCTGCGACCCGCCGACGGGGACTCGGCCGACTCCGCCTAA
- the smc gene encoding chromosome segregation protein SMC, with translation MLKALELVGFKSFADKTRFEFPPGITVVVGPNGSGKSNIVDAIKWALGEQSAKSLRGKEMADVIFKGAASGSRKAANSAEATIVFDNSDGQLSIDSPEVHVSRRVYRSGEAEYLINRHPCRLRDVRDLCSGTGVGADAYAIIEQGKVDTLLQASSKDRRAIFEEAAGISRFKSKKLETQRRLDRVEQNLLRLADIVDEVGGRLKSVRAQAGKAQRYREYSQRLQDLRVSVGWVDWRSLSARLEEYEVELSQFREEAASLAQAVKASEERSAALEAEARTLTDGMAQAEGDLSRAEQRVATLSAASTMQYRQLHELTGDIANRRERVSRLKSAEASLSVDVQSIRGLLDAARLQYETVVEELHSVEETAVDLEAGVEQLRKDREERRQRHVELLKEASSLENSIGAIEAEVAAAGRRLSEVGEQYSEICAAIAEQRQEAEAFEEEGARVAIDLEKKQERLDQTQDRLTRQRDDLRDRQDALTTLSHRRAAIHERAKVLDELEKRYEGLNAGVKEVLSRARDEKEYHFRSVAGLVADVFQVDVKNATLIEIALGDAAHYVVLRDAGLVDAIQDGSVHFPGRVGLIELENCLPRVAEEDEQTLSEDGDVKGRADRFVETAEEFAPLVSQLLGDAWIVTDLAAARRLQRQYPRRRFVAETGEMLEADGRIYVGPRANAAGIISRRSELRSLRDQLAELDDEIKTGGDEITALQHEIAEADDELRSAIDGHRQATLAQSEHKARLAAVQQQLEHLARDQQRSGQEQEAIRRQIEDGDSRLQSVRNSLAEKQQETANLERAADDDHAKAAMLESERAQVGQQATSLKIELAKSEQQVTSLQQQAKQTEQALTEKSQAIAENRDRLTAEQQQYATLEREILSANGELAHLYLVREQRYREVHSGRVRRRAIETQRAEIQAQSQKMRREMEAIAEQVHRKELAGGDLRHERGTLAARLLEDYGIEIAKHADKEDLEPIEDRQAVDEEIADLRRKVTNIGAVNVDALQELDELEQRYAHLSGQLTDLTEAKQALEKIIQKINADSRRLFEETLVTVRENFRHLFRKVFGGGSADIILEEGVDVLEAGVDIVATPPGKNTLHISLLSGGERALTAVTLLLAIFQFRPSPFCILDEVDGPLDEANIGRFVDVLRGFLDWTRFVIVTHSKATMAAASTLYGVTMQESGVSKRVSVQFDDVSDDGEISQAAVERDAGDRDNDDDAQVA, from the coding sequence ATGCTGAAGGCGCTCGAACTTGTCGGTTTCAAGAGCTTCGCCGACAAAACGCGATTCGAGTTTCCCCCCGGCATTACCGTGGTGGTTGGGCCTAATGGTTCGGGCAAGTCGAACATCGTCGACGCCATCAAATGGGCGTTAGGCGAGCAAAGCGCCAAAAGTCTCCGCGGCAAAGAGATGGCCGACGTCATCTTCAAAGGCGCCGCCTCGGGCTCGCGAAAAGCGGCCAATTCGGCCGAAGCGACGATCGTTTTCGACAATAGCGACGGCCAACTGTCGATCGATTCGCCCGAAGTTCACGTCTCGCGCCGGGTTTATCGCAGCGGCGAGGCCGAGTACCTGATCAACCGCCATCCTTGCCGGTTACGGGATGTGCGGGATCTGTGCAGTGGAACCGGCGTCGGCGCCGACGCCTACGCGATCATCGAGCAAGGCAAGGTCGACACGCTGCTGCAGGCGTCGTCCAAAGACCGCCGCGCGATCTTTGAAGAAGCGGCCGGCATCAGTCGCTTTAAGTCGAAAAAGCTGGAAACGCAGCGGCGGCTCGACCGCGTTGAGCAAAACCTGCTTCGCCTGGCCGACATCGTCGATGAGGTCGGCGGCCGTTTGAAGAGCGTTCGCGCCCAGGCCGGCAAAGCGCAACGATATCGTGAATATAGTCAACGTCTGCAAGATTTGCGGGTTAGCGTCGGTTGGGTCGACTGGCGATCGCTCTCGGCCCGGCTCGAAGAGTACGAAGTCGAGCTGTCGCAGTTTCGCGAAGAGGCCGCCTCGCTAGCGCAAGCGGTGAAAGCGTCCGAAGAACGCAGCGCGGCCCTCGAAGCGGAAGCCCGCACGCTAACCGACGGCATGGCCCAGGCCGAGGGAGATCTCTCTCGCGCCGAACAGCGGGTCGCCACGCTGTCGGCCGCCTCGACGATGCAGTATCGCCAACTGCACGAACTGACCGGCGATATCGCCAACCGCCGCGAACGGGTCTCACGGCTGAAGTCGGCCGAGGCGTCGCTCTCTGTCGACGTGCAGTCGATCCGCGGCTTGCTTGACGCCGCACGATTGCAATACGAAACGGTCGTCGAAGAGCTGCACAGCGTCGAAGAAACCGCCGTCGATCTGGAAGCAGGCGTCGAACAGCTGCGCAAAGATCGCGAAGAGCGGCGCCAGCGGCATGTCGAACTGCTGAAAGAAGCGTCGAGCCTGGAAAACTCGATCGGCGCCATCGAGGCCGAAGTCGCCGCCGCCGGCCGCCGGTTGAGCGAAGTCGGCGAACAATACAGCGAGATCTGCGCCGCGATCGCCGAGCAGCGGCAAGAGGCGGAAGCCTTTGAAGAGGAGGGCGCCCGGGTTGCGATCGATCTGGAGAAGAAGCAAGAGCGGCTCGATCAGACGCAAGATCGCCTGACCCGCCAGCGCGACGATCTCCGCGATCGGCAAGACGCCCTGACGACGCTATCACACCGCCGTGCTGCAATTCACGAGCGAGCCAAGGTGCTCGACGAGTTGGAGAAGCGGTACGAAGGGCTCAACGCCGGCGTCAAAGAGGTGCTATCACGCGCTCGCGACGAAAAAGAATACCACTTCCGCTCGGTCGCCGGCCTGGTCGCCGACGTCTTTCAGGTCGACGTCAAAAACGCCACGCTGATCGAAATCGCGCTTGGCGACGCCGCCCATTATGTGGTGCTGCGCGACGCCGGGCTGGTCGATGCGATCCAGGATGGTAGCGTTCACTTTCCGGGGCGGGTTGGCCTGATCGAGCTTGAGAACTGCTTGCCGCGGGTTGCCGAAGAGGACGAACAGACGCTCTCGGAAGATGGCGACGTCAAAGGGCGCGCCGACCGGTTTGTCGAAACGGCCGAAGAGTTCGCCCCGCTGGTCAGTCAGTTGCTGGGGGATGCCTGGATTGTGACCGATCTGGCGGCTGCACGTCGCTTGCAGCGGCAATACCCGCGGCGTCGGTTTGTGGCTGAGACGGGCGAAATGCTGGAAGCGGACGGGCGAATCTACGTCGGCCCGCGGGCCAATGCGGCCGGTATTATCTCGCGGCGGAGCGAACTGCGCTCGCTGCGGGATCAACTGGCCGAGCTGGACGACGAAATCAAAACCGGCGGCGACGAGATCACCGCTCTACAGCACGAGATCGCCGAGGCGGACGACGAACTGCGGAGCGCCATCGACGGACATCGCCAGGCGACCCTGGCCCAGTCCGAGCACAAAGCTCGCCTGGCCGCGGTGCAGCAGCAGCTAGAACACCTGGCCCGCGATCAACAGCGGAGCGGCCAAGAGCAGGAAGCGATCCGCCGACAGATCGAGGATGGCGACTCACGCCTGCAGTCGGTGCGGAACTCGCTGGCCGAAAAACAGCAAGAAACGGCCAATCTCGAGCGTGCGGCCGACGACGACCACGCCAAAGCGGCGATGCTCGAGAGCGAGCGAGCCCAGGTCGGGCAGCAAGCGACCAGCCTGAAGATCGAACTCGCCAAAAGCGAGCAACAGGTCACCTCGCTGCAGCAGCAAGCGAAGCAGACCGAGCAGGCCCTGACCGAAAAATCGCAGGCGATCGCCGAAAATCGCGACCGTCTGACCGCCGAGCAGCAGCAATACGCGACGCTGGAGCGGGAGATCTTGTCGGCCAACGGCGAGCTGGCCCATCTCTACCTGGTCCGCGAGCAACGCTATCGCGAGGTCCACTCGGGCCGCGTCCGTCGCCGGGCGATCGAGACGCAGCGGGCCGAGATCCAGGCGCAGTCGCAAAAGATGCGGCGCGAGATGGAAGCGATCGCCGAGCAAGTCCATCGCAAGGAGTTGGCTGGCGGCGACCTGCGGCACGAACGGGGGACGCTAGCGGCCCGCCTGCTGGAAGACTACGGCATCGAGATCGCCAAGCATGCCGACAAGGAGGATCTCGAGCCGATCGAAGACCGTCAGGCGGTCGACGAAGAGATCGCCGACCTCCGCCGCAAGGTGACCAACATCGGCGCCGTCAATGTCGACGCCCTGCAGGAACTGGACGAGCTAGAGCAGCGATACGCCCATCTGTCCGGTCAGTTGACCGATTTAACCGAAGCGAAGCAGGCGCTCGAAAAGATCATCCAGAAGATCAACGCCGACAGCCGGCGGTTGTTTGAAGAGACGCTGGTGACGGTTCGCGAGAACTTCCGGCATCTCTTCCGCAAGGTCTTCGGTGGCGGATCGGCCGACATCATCCTGGAAGAAGGAGTCGACGTCCTCGAAGCCGGCGTCGACATCGTCGCCACTCCGCCGGGCAAAAACACCTTGCACATTTCGCTGTTGAGCGGCGGCGAGCGCGCGCTGACGGCGGTGACGCTGCTGCTAGCGATTTTTCAGTTCCGTCCCAGTCCTTTCTGTATTTTGGACGAAGTGGACGGCCCGCTCGACGAAGCGAACATCGGACGCTTCGTCGACGTCTTAAGAGGGTTCCTCGATTGGACCCGGTTTGTGATCGTGACGCACTCCAAGGCGACCATGGCGGCCGCCTCGACGCTGTATGGCGTCACGATGCAAGAGTCAGGCGTCTCGAAGCGCGTCTCGGTGCAGTTCGACGACGTCAGCGACGATGGCGAGATCTCGCAGGCGGCCGTCGAGCGAGACGCCGGCGATCGCGATAATGACGACGACGCCCAGGTAGCGTGA
- a CDS encoding HEAT repeat domain-containing protein, producing the protein MTTRALSSRSRYAAIGLIAGGLLFSPGCVSWFHEEEPTAMIDTSPADWELSRVVGDLTVPVGIGPAKIQGISMVVGLDNTGSDPPPSPLQEALINEMRIRKIANPNTELASPRTSLAIAEALIPAGARAGDRVDIRVLTPRDSETTSLAGGWMLEVALSESAVLEGRLRKGETFVRGHGAILTDDIREGRDDSELLPKRGVILGGGVLKKDRPLGLAMGANDVSIQASARVGQAINGRFFSYQNGGGKTGVANPVDDKKIELRVHPKYYENVPRFVRVVRYIPIGDTTEERLQRIANAEAELLIPESAEAGAMKLEALGKDSLESLKTGLVSKSPLVRFCAAEALAYLDDAEAIPTLTEAARSQSEFRHRAFLAMGTLDELTVIDELEGLLHCESVEARYGAFETLLKKTGKAPVIRGVDMKGKFVFHSIRTNSPPLLHFRLTERAEVVVFGDAIPVKSDAVVLMPKGLTIAGTPDGKIKVTRVVAGRENRTFMCEPTVGEVIKGLVDADSDYPEVMKAIYNLKSQGAIDAMVRSDAMASNDRVYYLDREDDEDSEFWSEGDSEEEAVAEDMADADPEEIASSEKSDEKSWWQFW; encoded by the coding sequence ATGACTACTCGGGCCCTTTCATCTCGTTCACGTTACGCCGCCATTGGGCTGATCGCCGGTGGTTTGCTGTTCTCGCCCGGGTGCGTCTCATGGTTCCATGAGGAAGAGCCGACGGCGATGATCGACACCTCGCCGGCCGACTGGGAATTGTCGCGGGTGGTCGGCGATTTGACCGTGCCGGTCGGCATTGGCCCAGCGAAAATCCAAGGGATTTCGATGGTGGTCGGGCTCGACAACACCGGCAGCGATCCTCCTCCGTCGCCGCTGCAAGAAGCGCTGATCAACGAGATGCGGATTCGAAAGATCGCCAATCCCAATACCGAGCTTGCCTCGCCGCGGACCTCGCTGGCGATCGCCGAAGCGTTGATTCCGGCTGGCGCCCGCGCCGGCGATCGAGTCGACATTCGCGTGCTGACGCCGCGCGACTCGGAAACGACCAGCTTGGCTGGCGGCTGGATGCTGGAAGTCGCCCTGTCGGAATCGGCGGTGCTCGAAGGCCGATTGCGGAAGGGGGAAACCTTCGTCCGCGGCCATGGCGCCATCCTGACGGACGACATTCGCGAAGGTCGCGACGATTCAGAATTGTTGCCCAAGCGAGGCGTCATCCTTGGCGGCGGCGTACTGAAAAAAGACCGCCCGCTTGGACTGGCGATGGGCGCCAACGACGTTTCGATCCAGGCCAGCGCTCGCGTCGGCCAGGCGATTAACGGCCGTTTTTTCAGCTATCAAAATGGGGGCGGCAAGACGGGCGTCGCCAATCCGGTCGACGACAAGAAAATCGAACTGCGCGTCCATCCGAAGTATTACGAGAACGTCCCGCGCTTTGTCCGCGTGGTCCGCTACATTCCGATTGGCGACACGACCGAAGAACGCCTGCAACGGATCGCCAACGCCGAGGCGGAACTCTTGATTCCGGAGTCGGCCGAAGCGGGCGCCATGAAACTGGAAGCCCTTGGCAAGGACTCGCTCGAGTCGCTGAAGACGGGCCTGGTCTCGAAGAGCCCGCTGGTCCGCTTCTGTGCGGCCGAAGCGCTCGCTTACCTGGACGATGCGGAAGCGATTCCGACGTTGACCGAAGCGGCTCGCAGCCAAAGCGAATTCCGCCACCGCGCGTTTCTCGCGATGGGGACGCTGGACGAACTGACGGTGATCGACGAGTTGGAAGGCTTGCTTCACTGCGAAAGCGTCGAAGCCCGCTATGGCGCGTTTGAGACGCTGCTGAAGAAGACCGGCAAGGCGCCGGTGATTCGGGGCGTCGACATGAAGGGGAAGTTCGTCTTCCATTCGATTCGGACCAACTCGCCGCCGCTGCTTCACTTCCGCTTGACGGAGCGGGCCGAGGTCGTCGTCTTTGGCGATGCGATTCCGGTGAAGAGCGACGCCGTCGTGCTGATGCCGAAGGGGCTGACCATCGCTGGGACGCCGGACGGCAAGATCAAGGTGACCCGCGTGGTCGCCGGTCGCGAGAACCGCACCTTTATGTGCGAACCGACCGTCGGTGAGGTGATCAAGGGACTTGTCGACGCCGACAGCGATTATCCGGAGGTCATGAAGGCGATTTACAATCTGAAGAGCCAAGGCGCGATCGACGCGATGGTTCGCTCGGACGCCATGGCTAGTAACGATCGGGTCTATTATCTCGATCGCGAGGATGACGAAGATTCCGAGTTCTGGAGCGAGGGAGACTCGGAAGAGGAAGCGGTTGCAGAGGATATGGCGGACGCCGACCCCGAGGAAATTGCTTCCAGCGAGAAATCGGACGAGAAAAGTTGGTGGCAGTTTTGGTAA
- the rnpA gene encoding ribonuclease P protein component: protein MNQQDDRRFGKEKRLLQSAQFDRVFAGKCSAADGILVVYIAANDGLGSRIGLVVSKKVGNAVRRNRWKRRLREAFRVQQGRLPHNCDLIVIPRAAVEPPFERLCRSLVGTAKRARKKLGQRGA from the coding sequence ATGAATCAGCAGGACGATCGCCGCTTCGGCAAAGAAAAACGGCTGCTGCAAAGCGCGCAGTTTGATCGCGTCTTCGCCGGCAAGTGCTCGGCCGCCGATGGCATTCTGGTCGTCTACATTGCCGCCAATGACGGGCTCGGTTCGCGCATCGGCCTGGTCGTCTCAAAGAAAGTGGGCAATGCGGTCCGCCGCAATCGTTGGAAACGCCGACTGCGCGAAGCGTTTCGCGTGCAGCAAGGACGTCTGCCTCACAACTGCGACCTGATCGTTATTCCGAGGGCCGCCGTCGAGCCGCCGTTTGAGCGACTTTGCCGCAGTCTGGTCGGCACGGCCAAGCGGGCTCGCAAAAAACTTGGCCAGCGAGGGGCGTAA
- the yidD gene encoding membrane protein insertion efficiency factor YidD, with the protein MNLLAILAQAAEGLLAETMIFLVRLYQFFLSPIFGRQCIYQPTCSHYFIGAVNKYGPISGLLRGAWRIVRCNPFCTGGWDPP; encoded by the coding sequence ATGAACCTGCTGGCGATCCTGGCACAGGCCGCCGAAGGGCTGCTAGCCGAGACGATGATCTTTCTGGTGCGGCTCTACCAGTTCTTTTTGAGCCCGATCTTTGGGCGGCAGTGCATTTACCAGCCTACCTGCAGTCACTACTTTATCGGCGCGGTGAACAAGTACGGGCCGATTAGCGGACTGCTGCGGGGCGCGTGGCGGATCGTGCGGTGCAATCCGTTTTGCACCGGGGGCTGGGATCCTCCCTGA